Within Massilia litorea, the genomic segment CCAGGGCATCGAATCGCCGATCGGCGAACCGTTGGCGACATTCCCACCCAGCGTGCCGGCATTCCGGATCGGCAGCGAAGCGAAGCGCTGCCACATTTCCGACAGTTCGTCCGGGTAGTGCCGGCAGACGGCCGCGTAGGCGTCCTGCAGCGTGACACCGGCGCCGATCTCGAGGAAACCGTCGGCCTGCGTCACCGATTTCAGCTCGGCCACGTTGCCGATATAAATGATGTCGTTCAGCTCGCGCATCTGCTTGGTGACCCAGAGGCCGACATCGGTCGAGCCGGCGAGGATCAACGCCTGCGGGTGTTCGGCGCGCAGCGCCACCAGCTCGGCGAGCGTACGCGGCGCGTGGAAACTGCTGCCCGCATGCGAATAGGTCGCGCCTGCGCCGCGCTGGAGGGCAAGCAGCGCATCGGCCACCGCGCCCCGGTCGAACTCGGCGCGCGGCAATTCCATCATGCGTCCGGCGGCGTCGATGATCGGCCGGTAGCCGGTGCAGCGGCACAGGTTACCGGACAGGGCGTCGTCGACCTGGCAGCGCCCAGGTGCCTGACCTTGCGCTTGCCCTTCCTGCTTCAGGTACATGCCCCACAGCGACATCGCGAATCCCGGCGTGCAGAAGCCGCATTGCGAGCCATGGCACTCGACCAGCGCCTGCTGGACCGGGTGCAGCCGTCCGTCCGGCAGTTGCAAGTCCTCCACGGTGAACAGCGCCTTGCCGTCGAGCGTGGGCGTGAACTGGATGCAGGAGTTGACCGCCTTCAGTTCCAGCTCGCCGTTCTCGAGCGAACCGACCACCACGGTGCAGGCGCCGCAATCGCCCTCGGCGCAGCCTTCCTTGGTGCCGGTGCAGCGCAGATCCTCCCGCAAGTGCTGCAGGATGGTTTGCGTCGGTGCCACGCCGCTCACTTCGTGGACGGCGTTGCGGAAATAAAAGCGGATCGGTTCGGCCATGCTTGCCTCGGATTGGTGCCAGCGTGAAGGATACCTTGTAGAAGCTGCGGCCAACTATGTCCAAAAACAGATTTTGATTATCATCAAATGGATATATCACCTGCGAACGGATGGGTAGTTTTCCAGTGCTCGGCGATATCGATGCGACGCGTGATCCATACGTTTTTGTGCTGCAACACATAGTCCAGGAACCGTGCCAGCGCGGCGGCGCGCGCCGGCCGCCCGACGATGCGGCAATGCAGGCCGATCGAGAGCATTTTAGGCGCGTTCAGGCCATTCGGGTCGCCTTCCGCGTACAACACGTCGAAGGCATCTTTCAGATAATCGAAGAACTGGGTGCCCGAGTTAAAACCCTGCATCGCGCAAAAGCGCATGTCGTTGGTGTCAAGGGTATACGGCACGACCAGGTGGGGCGTTTCAAGCGGCGCGCCATCGGGCCCGGTGTGCGCCACTTTCTCCCAGAACGGCAAATCGTCGCCGTAGTAATCGGCGTCGTAGGCAAAGCCGCCGTGCTCGACGACGAGGCGACGGGTGTTGGGCGAATCGCGGCCCGTGTACCAGCCAAGCGGCGCCTCGCCGGTGAGCTCGCGCAGGATGGCCACTGCCTCGGCCATGTGGGCGCGCTCGGTGGCTTCGTCGACATTCTGGTACGAAATCCAGCGCAGGCCATGGCAGGCAATCTCATGGCCAAGCTCGCGGAAGGCGGCCACCGCTTCCGGATTGCGCTGCAGCGCCATCGCCACGCCGAACACGGTCAGCGGCAGTTTTCTTTCCTCGAACATGCGCAGCAGGCGCCACAGGCCGGCCCGGGAACCGTATTCGTAGAGCGATTCCATGCTCATGTGGCGCATCGGGAAGGCCTGGGCGCCGATGATCTCGGATAAAAAGGTTTCCGAGGCCGGGTCGCCGTGCAGGACCGAGTTCTCGCCGCCCTCCTCGTAGTTCAGCACGAACTGCAGGGCGATGCGCGCCGCGCCGGGCCACTGGGCATGGGGTGGCGTGCGGCCGTAGCCGATCAGGTCGCGCGGATAGCCGGAAAAATGAGCAGCAGGCATCGGAAAGTCTCGAGGATGGGCGGTATATCGCCGATCATATATTGACGCAACGCCATCGGTATATGATCCGGAGAATAAATATCTTCACCACGAACATATAGGGAAATCGATGGGCAAACTCAGCACCCACGTGCTCGATACCGCGAACGGCCGTCCGGCGGCCAGCGTGGCGATTGCGCTCTACGCCGTCTCGGACGCAGGCCGCGCCCTGCTGGCGCAGGCAAGGACGAATGCCGATGGCCGCTGCGACGCCCCGCTGCTGGCGGGCGACGCCATG encodes:
- the xdhA gene encoding xanthine dehydrogenase small subunit, with product MAEPIRFYFRNAVHEVSGVAPTQTILQHLREDLRCTGTKEGCAEGDCGACTVVVGSLENGELELKAVNSCIQFTPTLDGKALFTVEDLQLPDGRLHPVQQALVECHGSQCGFCTPGFAMSLWGMYLKQEGQAQGQAPGRCQVDDALSGNLCRCTGYRPIIDAAGRMMELPRAEFDRGAVADALLALQRGAGATYSHAGSSFHAPRTLAELVALRAEHPQALILAGSTDVGLWVTKQMRELNDIIYIGNVAELKSVTQADGFLEIGAGVTLQDAYAAVCRHYPDELSEMWQRFASLPIRNAGTLGGNVANGSPIGDSMPWLIALGARLVLRGAGGERELALEDFYLGYQQKDLKADEFVAALRLPLPRPGVAFRTYKLAKRFDQDISAVCAAFALTLEGDVVKEARIAFGGMAATPRRAAGAEALLTGRVWDETVLKEAMAALAQDYAPLSDMRASNSYRMKAAQNLLRRFWFETRRDNPLPRSAVNAFAATA
- the puuE gene encoding allantoinase PuuE, translated to MPAAHFSGYPRDLIGYGRTPPHAQWPGAARIALQFVLNYEEGGENSVLHGDPASETFLSEIIGAQAFPMRHMSMESLYEYGSRAGLWRLLRMFEERKLPLTVFGVAMALQRNPEAVAAFRELGHEIACHGLRWISYQNVDEATERAHMAEAVAILRELTGEAPLGWYTGRDSPNTRRLVVEHGGFAYDADYYGDDLPFWEKVAHTGPDGAPLETPHLVVPYTLDTNDMRFCAMQGFNSGTQFFDYLKDAFDVLYAEGDPNGLNAPKMLSIGLHCRIVGRPARAAALARFLDYVLQHKNVWITRRIDIAEHWKTTHPFAGDISI